One window of the Shewanella cyperi genome contains the following:
- a CDS encoding DUF406 family protein, which translates to MKSIEEQQSSTINDTCNDCGSFVDIGTVLDEQDTCMTLSFSGVDAEMKAKELATLALARFPGCRAQLEAEASGCRLSLQFDVSAEKLIFALDNGLTG; encoded by the coding sequence ATGAAGAGCATTGAAGAGCAGCAATCCTCGACCATCAACGATACCTGCAATGATTGCGGCAGTTTTGTTGACATAGGTACTGTGCTTGACGAACAGGATACCTGTATGACCTTGTCTTTTTCCGGTGTGGATGCCGAAATGAAGGCGAAGGAACTGGCAACGCTGGCCTTGGCGAGATTTCCGGGGTGCCGGGCGCAACTGGAGGCTGAGGCAAGTGGCTGTCGTCTGAGCTTGCAATTTGATGTCAGTGCCGAAAAATTGATTTTCGCTTTGGATAATGGACTAACTGGCTGA
- a CDS encoding PLP-dependent cysteine synthase family protein: protein MNKHWVNQAIAKIDADFQRSADTHLIKLELPMLAGIDIYLKDESTHPTGSLKHRLARSLFLYALCNGWINEGTPIIESSSGSTAVSEAYFARLLGLPFIAVVPKSTAKRKVEQIGFYGGQCHFVDKTSEIYAESERLARELKGHYMDQFTFAERATDWRGNNNIANSIFSQMALEPHPVPRWIVMSPGTGGTSATIGRYIRYQQLATRLCVVDPEISVFYDYFHSRDAGLCLSQGSRIEGIGRPRVEPSFIPGVVDEMLKVSDANSIATMLWLERLIGRKTGPSTGTNLYGALKQASLMKQAGETGSIVTLICDPGERYLDTYYHPDWVTEQIGDISGAQAALEEFNRSGLLA, encoded by the coding sequence ATGAACAAGCACTGGGTAAACCAGGCCATTGCCAAAATTGATGCTGATTTCCAACGCAGTGCCGACACGCACCTGATCAAGCTTGAATTACCCATGCTGGCAGGTATCGACATCTACCTGAAGGATGAGAGCACTCACCCCACGGGCAGCCTCAAGCACAGATTGGCACGTTCGCTGTTCCTTTATGCCCTGTGTAATGGCTGGATAAATGAGGGCACGCCTATCATAGAGTCCTCCTCCGGCAGCACTGCGGTGTCCGAAGCCTATTTTGCGCGCCTGCTGGGCCTGCCCTTTATTGCCGTGGTACCCAAAAGTACCGCCAAACGAAAGGTCGAGCAGATAGGTTTCTACGGTGGCCAATGCCATTTTGTCGATAAGACCTCTGAGATTTATGCCGAATCCGAACGTCTGGCCCGGGAACTCAAGGGCCATTACATGGATCAGTTCACCTTTGCCGAGCGGGCCACCGACTGGCGCGGCAATAACAACATTGCCAATTCCATCTTCAGCCAGATGGCACTTGAGCCCCATCCCGTGCCGCGTTGGATTGTTATGAGCCCGGGCACAGGTGGTACCTCGGCCACCATAGGCCGCTACATCCGTTACCAGCAGCTGGCTACCCGCCTGTGTGTGGTGGACCCGGAAATTTCGGTGTTCTATGACTATTTCCACAGCCGCGATGCCGGTCTGTGCCTGTCACAAGGCAGCAGAATTGAAGGTATAGGCAGGCCAAGGGTTGAGCCTTCCTTTATTCCCGGAGTTGTTGATGAAATGCTCAAGGTGTCGGATGCCAACTCCATCGCCACCATGCTGTGGCTGGAGCGTCTGATTGGCCGTAAAACCGGTCCCTCCACAGGTACCAACCTCTATGGCGCCCTGAAACAGGCGAGCCTGATGAAGCAGGCCGGTGAAACCGGCTCGATAGTGACCCTCATCTGCGATCCCGGCGAGCGCTATCTGGATACCTATTACCATCCGGACTGGGTTACAGAGCAGATAGGCGATATCAGTGGGGCCCAGGCGGCCCTTGAGGAATTCAACCGAAGCGGCTTATTGGCCTGA
- the queE gene encoding 7-carboxy-7-deazaguanine synthase QueE — MTYPVNEVFETIQGEGCHTGMPAIFVRLQGCPVGCSWCDTKQTWELLEQNRVSPADVIRVDGSIGRWAMHDADSLVSAFKAKGFSARLVVITGGEPCLYDLTALTIGLEQAGYQCQIETSGTFEVKCSEGTWVTVSPKVNMKGGYPVLRQALERANEIKHPIATEKHIEELDDLLCGLDISGKTICLQPISQKPRATELAMKTCIARNWRLSIQTHKYLNID, encoded by the coding sequence ATGACATATCCGGTTAACGAAGTTTTTGAGACCATCCAGGGTGAAGGATGCCATACAGGTATGCCGGCTATCTTTGTACGCCTGCAGGGATGTCCTGTGGGCTGCAGTTGGTGTGACACCAAGCAGACCTGGGAACTGCTGGAGCAGAATCGGGTGTCGCCCGCGGATGTGATCCGGGTCGATGGTAGTATTGGCCGCTGGGCCATGCACGATGCCGACAGTTTGGTCTCGGCCTTCAAAGCCAAGGGTTTCAGCGCCCGTTTGGTGGTGATCACCGGCGGTGAACCTTGCCTGTACGATCTCACCGCCTTAACTATAGGGCTGGAGCAGGCCGGTTACCAATGTCAGATAGAGACCAGTGGCACCTTTGAAGTGAAGTGCTCTGAAGGCACCTGGGTGACAGTCTCCCCCAAGGTCAATATGAAAGGGGGCTATCCCGTGCTGAGGCAGGCTTTGGAGCGAGCCAATGAAATCAAGCACCCCATAGCCACGGAGAAGCATATCGAGGAGCTTGACGATTTGCTCTGTGGTCTGGACATCAGCGGCAAGACCATCTGTCTCCAACCCATCAGTCAGAAGCCGAGGGCCACGGAACTGGCAATGAAAACCTGTATTGCCCGTAATTGGCGCCTGTCTATCCAAACGCACAAATACCTTAATATCGATTGA
- a CDS encoding VC2046/SO_2500 family protein: protein MQIASPLINELQCGERLNHAIEHGRRGEFALLLAMLSQDARDMAQFTLGEEGTVDAKLRRQFELPPAQTLVADVADDSLVNNGGEFHELGLRGFALQQALKPEALVTRGPIPVTMLDALNNTDPLCKSRYLEPQHPALPEIPHFNDRLSGQLALAQRMAQA, encoded by the coding sequence ATGCAAATTGCTTCACCTTTAATCAATGAACTGCAATGTGGCGAGCGCCTCAACCATGCAATAGAGCATGGTCGTCGCGGAGAGTTCGCCCTGCTGTTGGCCATGCTATCCCAGGATGCCCGGGACATGGCCCAGTTCACTTTGGGTGAAGAAGGCACTGTGGATGCCAAACTGCGACGCCAATTTGAATTGCCGCCGGCCCAAACCCTGGTCGCGGATGTGGCCGACGACTCCCTGGTCAATAACGGCGGTGAATTTCACGAATTGGGCTTGCGTGGTTTTGCGCTGCAACAGGCGCTGAAGCCGGAGGCTTTGGTCACCCGGGGACCGATCCCCGTCACCATGCTGGATGCCTTGAACAATACCGACCCTTTGTGCAAGTCCCGTTATCTTGAGCCACAGCATCCCGCGCTGCCCGAGATTCCCCATTTCAACGATCGCCTCAGTGGTCAGCTGGCACTGGCGCAGCGGATGGCACAAGCTTGA